The following are encoded together in the Portunus trituberculatus isolate SZX2019 chromosome 25, ASM1759143v1, whole genome shotgun sequence genome:
- the LOC123509002 gene encoding actin-related protein 2/3 complex subunit 2-like isoform X1 — protein sequence MILLEINNRILEETLTVKIRNSLNGQKPESVDVTIADFASVLYHVSNLNGDKTKIRVSISLKFYKELQEHGADELIQKEYGSLLLSEAESGYNISLLVDLENLPNDWQALVKKIGLLKRNCFASVFQKYFEFQEQGLEGQKKAIIHYRDDETMYVEAKADRVTVVFSTIFKDPDDVVIGKVFMQEFKEGKRGSQTAPHVLFSHKEPPLELQDTEARQGENIGYVTFVLFPRHTCKTARDNTINLIHIFRDYLHYHIKCSKAYIHTRMRAKTSDFLKVLNRARPEPNKSSGEKKTASSMRIGGWQFSIGGLVPPALSPVEEVDPLCAPTDSGC from the exons ATGATTCTGCTGGAGATAAACAACAGAATTCTCGAGGAGACGCTCACCGTGAAGATTAGGAACAGTTTAAATGG GCAGAAACCCGAGTCCGTCGACGTCACTATAGCAGACTTTGCCAGTGTGTTGTACCACGTGTCAAACCTCAACGGTGATAAGACCAAGATTCGG GTGAGCATATCCCTGAAGTTCTACAAGGAGCTGCAGGAGCATGGGGCCGACGAGCTCATCCAGAAGGAGTATGGCAGTCTGCTCTTATCTGAGGCAGAGTCCGGTTACAACATCTCCCTCTTAGTGGATCTTGAAAACCTCCCCAATGACTGGCAGGCGTTAGTCAAAAAGATTGGGTTGTTAAAGAGGAACTGCTTTGCGTCGGTCTTCCAGAAGTACTTTGAGTTCCAGGAGCAGGGTCTGGAAGGACAGAAGAAGGCTATCATCCACTACAGAGATGATGAGACTAT GTATGTTGAGGCGAAGGCAGACAGAGTGACAGTGGTGTTCAGCACAATCTTCAAGGACCCTGACGACGTGGTGATTGGGAAGGTGTTCATGCAGGAGTtcaaggaggggaagagagggagtcagacag CCCCACATGTGCTTTTCTCTCACAAGGAACCACCACTAGAACTACAAGATACAGAAGCTAGACAAGGAGAAAATATTGGTTATGTCACTTTTG TGTTATTTCCCCGGCACACCTGTAAGACGGCCAGAGACAACACCATAAACCTCATCCACATATTCCGGGACTACCTGCATTACCACATCAAGTGCTCCAAGGCCTACATCCACACCAGGATGCGAGCCAAAACCAGTGACTTCCTCAAGGTCCTCAACAGAGCGCGCCCTGAACCAAACAAGTCTTCAGGAGAAAAGAAGACTGCATC CAGTATGAGAATTGGTGGCTGGCAATTCTCCATAGGGGGTCTAGTACCCCCGGCTCTCTCCCCTGTAGAGG AGGTCGATCCTTTGTGCGCTCCAACTGATAGTGGATGTTAG
- the LOC123509002 gene encoding actin-related protein 2/3 complex subunit 2-like isoform X3, with protein MILLEINNRILEETLTVKIRNSLNGQKPESVDVTIADFASVLYHVSNLNGDKTKIRVSISLKFYKELQEHGADELIQKEYGSLLLSEAESGYNISLLVDLENLPNDWQALVKKIGLLKRNCFASVFQKYFEFQEQGLEGQKKAIIHYRDDETMYVEAKADRVTVVFSTIFKDPDDVVIGKVFMQEFKEGKRGSQTAPHVLFSHKEPPLELQDTEARQGENIGYVTFVLFPRHTCKTARDNTINLIHIFRDYLHYHIKCSKAYIHTRMRAKTSDFLKVLNRARPEPNKSSGEKKTASGRSFVRSN; from the exons ATGATTCTGCTGGAGATAAACAACAGAATTCTCGAGGAGACGCTCACCGTGAAGATTAGGAACAGTTTAAATGG GCAGAAACCCGAGTCCGTCGACGTCACTATAGCAGACTTTGCCAGTGTGTTGTACCACGTGTCAAACCTCAACGGTGATAAGACCAAGATTCGG GTGAGCATATCCCTGAAGTTCTACAAGGAGCTGCAGGAGCATGGGGCCGACGAGCTCATCCAGAAGGAGTATGGCAGTCTGCTCTTATCTGAGGCAGAGTCCGGTTACAACATCTCCCTCTTAGTGGATCTTGAAAACCTCCCCAATGACTGGCAGGCGTTAGTCAAAAAGATTGGGTTGTTAAAGAGGAACTGCTTTGCGTCGGTCTTCCAGAAGTACTTTGAGTTCCAGGAGCAGGGTCTGGAAGGACAGAAGAAGGCTATCATCCACTACAGAGATGATGAGACTAT GTATGTTGAGGCGAAGGCAGACAGAGTGACAGTGGTGTTCAGCACAATCTTCAAGGACCCTGACGACGTGGTGATTGGGAAGGTGTTCATGCAGGAGTtcaaggaggggaagagagggagtcagacag CCCCACATGTGCTTTTCTCTCACAAGGAACCACCACTAGAACTACAAGATACAGAAGCTAGACAAGGAGAAAATATTGGTTATGTCACTTTTG TGTTATTTCCCCGGCACACCTGTAAGACGGCCAGAGACAACACCATAAACCTCATCCACATATTCCGGGACTACCTGCATTACCACATCAAGTGCTCCAAGGCCTACATCCACACCAGGATGCGAGCCAAAACCAGTGACTTCCTCAAGGTCCTCAACAGAGCGCGCCCTGAACCAAACAAGTCTTCAGGAGAAAAGAAGACTGCATC AGGTCGATCCTTTGTGCGCTCCAACTGA
- the LOC123509002 gene encoding actin-related protein 2/3 complex subunit 2-like isoform X2 yields MILLEINNRILEETLTVKIRNSLNGQKPESVDVTIADFASVLYHVSNLNGDKTKIRVSISLKFYKELQEHGADELIQKEYGSLLLSEAESGYNISLLVDLENLPNDWQALVKKIGLLKRNCFASVFQKYFEFQEQGLEGQKKAIIHYRDDETMYVEAKADRVTVVFSTIFKDPDDVVIGKVFMQEFKEGKRGSQTAPHVLFSHKEPPLELQDTEARQGENIGYVTFVLFPRHTCKTARDNTINLIHIFRDYLHYHIKCSKAYIHTRMRAKTSDFLKVLNRARPEPNKSSGEKKTASMRIGGWQFSIGGLVPPALSPVEEVDPLCAPTDSGC; encoded by the exons ATGATTCTGCTGGAGATAAACAACAGAATTCTCGAGGAGACGCTCACCGTGAAGATTAGGAACAGTTTAAATGG GCAGAAACCCGAGTCCGTCGACGTCACTATAGCAGACTTTGCCAGTGTGTTGTACCACGTGTCAAACCTCAACGGTGATAAGACCAAGATTCGG GTGAGCATATCCCTGAAGTTCTACAAGGAGCTGCAGGAGCATGGGGCCGACGAGCTCATCCAGAAGGAGTATGGCAGTCTGCTCTTATCTGAGGCAGAGTCCGGTTACAACATCTCCCTCTTAGTGGATCTTGAAAACCTCCCCAATGACTGGCAGGCGTTAGTCAAAAAGATTGGGTTGTTAAAGAGGAACTGCTTTGCGTCGGTCTTCCAGAAGTACTTTGAGTTCCAGGAGCAGGGTCTGGAAGGACAGAAGAAGGCTATCATCCACTACAGAGATGATGAGACTAT GTATGTTGAGGCGAAGGCAGACAGAGTGACAGTGGTGTTCAGCACAATCTTCAAGGACCCTGACGACGTGGTGATTGGGAAGGTGTTCATGCAGGAGTtcaaggaggggaagagagggagtcagacag CCCCACATGTGCTTTTCTCTCACAAGGAACCACCACTAGAACTACAAGATACAGAAGCTAGACAAGGAGAAAATATTGGTTATGTCACTTTTG TGTTATTTCCCCGGCACACCTGTAAGACGGCCAGAGACAACACCATAAACCTCATCCACATATTCCGGGACTACCTGCATTACCACATCAAGTGCTCCAAGGCCTACATCCACACCAGGATGCGAGCCAAAACCAGTGACTTCCTCAAGGTCCTCAACAGAGCGCGCCCTGAACCAAACAAGTCTTCAGGAGAAAAGAAGACTGCATC TATGAGAATTGGTGGCTGGCAATTCTCCATAGGGGGTCTAGTACCCCCGGCTCTCTCCCCTGTAGAGG AGGTCGATCCTTTGTGCGCTCCAACTGATAGTGGATGTTAG